One stretch of Centroberyx gerrardi isolate f3 chromosome 13, fCenGer3.hap1.cur.20231027, whole genome shotgun sequence DNA includes these proteins:
- the LOC139909274 gene encoding vascular cell adhesion protein 1-like, producing the protein MERVSAYMLFSMSMCVLFGPSHSEANPPSVLLNVSPSKWLNVGDSVILSCEVTDSSNTDWRFSWHRAIPHTGTLELVQINAIRYSVQQLPDSQRGAGGVYSLSSVNENHTGVYACRAERGVPVTHTLYSYPQLLWVADPSPPASLSISPNRSQHFVDDCLLLSCEVQGNSSGWRLMMLRNDGTLSECRPSIQGPLGPTCNITGIYIYEAGVYWCEFGTRQYSNAINVTVAGGDTLLESPVLPLAEGDSLTLRCLVKAGINPDIEVKFYKDGSLIKTKAMNVMTIANISKSDEGMYTCQVPAHSQSPRSWVAVRGSSSGASPKGLHTGVIAGLTVAALAFVIIISVMVTIFCFKSSKGQNAVACSADVIYTEVRLRNTLKARETSVPQCPSDVVYSEVKKGRRAVESGEVIYTSIVIKDRESGTSNRRKDP; encoded by the exons ATGGAACGTGTCTCAGCCTACATGCTTTTCT CAATGAGCATGTGTGTCCTCTTTGGCCCATCTCACAGTGAAg CAAACCCCCCTTCTGTCCTACTGAATGTATCTCCTTCAAAGTGGCTGAACGTTGGAGACTCTGTCATTTTGTCGTGCGAGGTTACCGATTCATCTAACACAGACTGGAGGTTCTCCTGGCACAGGGCGATTCCCCACACCGGTACACTAGAGTTGGTACAGATTAATGCCATCCGTTATTCTGTCCAGCAGCTACCAGACAGCCAGCGTGGGGCCGGAGGTGTCTACTCCCTCAGCTCTGTcaatgagaatcatacaggggtGTACGCATGTAGAGCTGAGAGAGGGgttcctgtcacacacacactttacagctACCCTCAGCTTCTCTGGGTAGCAG ATCCTTCTCCTCCAGCCTCTCTGAGCATCAGTCCAAACAGATCTCAGCACTTTGTGGATGACTGTCTCTTACTGAGCTGCGAGGTGCAGGGGAACTCCAGCGGATGGAGGCTGATGATGCTGAGAAATGACGGAACGCTGTCAGAATGTAGACCGTCTATCCAAGGTCCATTGGGACCCACATGCAATATAACTGGCATTTACATATATGAGGCTGGGGTGTACTGGTGTGAGTTTGGCACAAGACAGTACAGCAATGCGATCAACGTTACAGTGGCTG GTGGCGATACGCTGTTAGAGAGTCCCGTCCTGCCTTTGGCCGAGGGAGATTCTCTAACTCtgcgctgtttagtgaaggcaGGGATAAACCCTGACATCGAAGTCAAGTTCTATAAAGATGGATCACTCATCAAAACCAAGGCGATGAATGTGATGACCATCGCAAACATATCGAAGTCAGATGAAGGGATGTATACTTGCCAAGTTCCTGCACACTCACAATCACCAAGAAGCTGggtggcagtgagag GCTCCAGCTCAGGTGCAAGCCCTAAAGGATTGCACACGGGTGTAATAGCAGGGCTGACAGTGGCTGCTCTGGCTTTTGTCATCATCATTTCAGTGATGGTGACCATTTTCTGCTTCAAGAGTTCAAAAG GACAGAACGCTGTGGCTTGCTCAGCTGATGTGATATACACTGAAGTCAGACTGAGAAATACACTGAAGGCTAGAG AGACTTCAGTCCCTCAGTGTCCATCAGACGTTGTGTACTCTGAAGTGAAGAAAGGCAGACGTGCTG TTGAATCTGGTGAAGTGATTTACACCTCCATTGTGATTAAAGACCGAGAAAGTGGCACGTCCAACAGGAGGAAAG ATccatga